The Lolium rigidum isolate FL_2022 chromosome 2, APGP_CSIRO_Lrig_0.1, whole genome shotgun sequence genomic interval TGCCGACTGTGCCGATGTCCTCCTCACCGTTGCTGCTACATCTGGCGTCCTCTAGGGGCCGAGTTAGGGTCGCAGCTTCCTCAAACCTCGGCGCCACTGGCAGCGGCAGCTTCCCGCAATTCTTACCAAGGGCGGTGGAGCGCATCCGTGATGGTGCCGCTATTCACTTGGCCAAGCGAATTGAGCGCCTACCCGTCGAGGTGAGCAAACTTCTCTCTCAACACTGCAACGTTTGCTATGCAGTTCAATATTGTGCTGCGGAGAAGAAGTTAGGACTACGTATACGTAGTAGCACTTGTGATGAAGTTTCCTTGACAAAGTCCCCCTGTTCAGACTGCTTTCACCAGTAGCCCGATAATGAGCAGCTGTGTGAGACCCCTCAAGCAACCACAAACCTGTGATCCGGTCATGCTGCTCCATGGCTTCGACAGGTTCGTGCAATTCTGGGACGCCTTTACGATATATATTTCCAGTTTCAGATAATATGTGGATGCCGAGTCATCTTGTAGTTATATCATGTACTCTCCCCGTCCCAAAAAGGATATCACTGGCTTGTCtaaatttgtatatatatatCTAGATGCGATTTACTGtatagatatatccaaatttatAGCAACATCTTTTTTGGGCGGAGGGGGTGTatgtatttagccgtatgtactaTGGACCCTTTATACAAGTTCAGATACGTATATACAGTTCTTGTCTAGAGTGGAGGTACACCTACCCGTTACTGGAGGAGGCTGGACTGGAGGCTTGGGCAGTGGATGTTCTTGGATGGGGCTTCTCTGATCTAGGTATGCCCGATTCTGCATGACACGGGATTTTCGTCATATTTTTTACCCCTTCTGATTCTCCTTGATTGGCTCCTAGAAACAAGACCACCATCCCATGTTGCATCAAAGCGCGAGCATCTTTACCAGGTACATGTTACTTACTGCTGGTGCTGGTTTAATTCCTATATAGGTTCTAAACTCTTTCGCCATTCTAGTTTGGCGACGAGCTAGGTGACAAACCAGTACCTCAAGTCATTGCATATAATATGAATCTTTAACTGACCATAGACACTACTGCCCAGTTGGACTGATTCTGTTGTCTAGCGAATGGTGGTGATACGATCCTTACAGCATAACTACTTCTTTGTGTAGTTCTGGAGATCATACATCAAAAGGCCTATGGTGTTAGTTGGACCCAGCCTTGGTGCTGCTGTTGCCATTGATTTTGCAGTGAACTACCCGGAAGCGGTACAAACATGTTAAGACTCAGTGTATTTTTTTTCCATACTCTGAATTCTTAGCACATAATGATAGTAGATAAAAAGACTGATTTATGTCGATAACACTTTCAATAATTTAAAAATTATACACCCACTGCATCCACTTACTAGCTTTCTCACAAATCGTATGTGGCGAGTTCTTCTTTCTATCATCACAATAATTCGGAAATACTTGTGTACACAGCCTAATTTTGTCTTCTTGCTTTTATTTGTTTCTTTCTCACAGGTGTCAAAATTGATATTCATTGGTGCAAGTGTATATGCTGAGGGCACAAGAGATATGACGAGATTTCCTATATTTGTTCCATATGCTGGAGTGAGTTTTTTTAGCTGCATAATTAATTTTGGCTTTTCTCGAAATAGATTAATTTATGATGCCAATTAACATCATTTGCTCCATCAATGTTTGTAGTATTCACTTTTAAGTTTTTATTGACATGCATTGTGGTTATTGTGATATCATGGCCCAATGCTTCATAGGGTTGATAGGATATCGGTACCAACAAGGTATACCTTCTTTTCTATAAGCTCATCTTAAAAAAAGGCTCCGAGGTTAAGTATGCTTGGCTTGGAGAGATTtgcggatgggtgaccgaccagaAAGTCCTTCCCGGTTATCAATTAAACTTACAAACATCAGCTACACCACTATGACCCTAAACCCTGGAGTACCACATCTGCACCACTACCTATTATGGAATTAGTAACATATACATGTTGTGTAAGTTACTCCCCACAACCAACCTAAAAATTGAGCATGCTTGAAAAAATATACAAATTTTCCAAAGTGTTAAGCAAAACATGCACGTAAATATTGACCCACCAATGAATAGGACACCAGTTCAAAGCAGTAACCAATATTATGCCCGGATATACGAGCAATTTCAGACCAAATAATTATTATCACTACACACTCAAAAGTAATTATATGCAGATGAGGTCCAGAGTAATAAACAAGTATTAtctaaataaaacacaaaaggaaAGACAATTGACCAACACGGTTCATAAAGAACATGAAATCGCTTGCCTTTAGCTCAGTTAGATTTTTAGTCACAGTCGCATTACTGAAAATTATGGTTATGCTCACCCTAAAGAACCGTTCATGTTGGATGCTCCACTTGGTACCAGATAAATCAAATGCATGGTATTCAGTTGTACTTGTTGAAATGCACTTTAATCTATTTTCTTCCTTCTGCTGCCCCAGGTATTTTTACTGAAGAGTCTTCCACTGCGATTATTAGCTACACGTTTGGCATTTAAGATAATTCCAAATGGATTGATGTTCTTTGACTGGGTCCAAGTAAGCCTCGGAATTAAACAAACTGACTATCATAGTTATTATCCATCTGTTAGTTTTTCCATGTCTTTTTAAGTGGTACTCAAATCTTCCAGATGATTGAAACTTTCCACTCTTCTGCAATAAATTAGTTGGTCTAGTTCCATGTGGACGCAAAA includes:
- the LOC124688628 gene encoding uncharacterized hydrolase YugF-like — encoded protein: MPTVPMSSSPLLLHLASSRGRVRVAASSNLGATGSGSFPQFLPRAVERIRDGAAIHLAKRIERLPVETAFTSSPIMSSCVRPLKQPQTCDPVMLLHGFDSSCLEWRYTYPLLEEAGLEAWAVDVLGWGFSDLETRPPSHVASKREHLYQFWRSYIKRPMVLVGPSLGAAVAIDFAVNYPEAVSKLIFIGASVYAEGTRDMTRFPIFVPYAGVFLLKSLPLRLLATRLAFKIIPNGLMFFDWVQIGHLHCQLPWWEDSTVDFMISGGYNVTNQIKQVHHECLVLWGEDDAIISNKQAYRLQQELPNATLRQVRQCGHLPHVEKPRESAAHVLDFLGNEKMDKAEHTSSILARGEQNQII